CCGTCGGAGAAGCCGGCGACCCGCGTCATCATCGGCGCGACGTAGGTGACGGCCGCGAAGACGCCGCCGAAGCCGAGCACGGTCATCGCCATCGCGAGCAGCACCTGGACGTTCTTCAGCGCCGACAGTTCATGGCGCAGCCGGACCCCCTCCGGCCGGGGCAGGTCGGGCACGAGGCGGGCGACGCCGAGCAGGCCGAGCACGCCCAGCGCGGCGACGAGGGCGAAGGTGACCCGCCAGCCCGCGGACTGCCCGACGAGCGTGCCGAGCGGAACGCCGACGACGTTCGCGACGGTGAGCCCGCTGAACATCATCGACAGGGCGGCGGCCTTCTTCTCGGGGGCGACCAGTTCGGCGGCGACCACCGAGCCGATGCCGAAGAAGGCGCCGTGCGCGAGGGAGGCGACCACGCGGCCCGCCAGCATCAGCCCGAACACGGGAGCGGCGGCGGAGAGCAGGTTGCCCACGACGAACAGGCCCATCAGCAGCATCAGCATCCGTTTGCGGGGGATCCGCGTGCCGAGGGCCGTCATGAGCGGGGCGCCGGCCACCACGCCGAGCGCGTAGCCGGTCACCAGCAGACCGGCGGTGGGGATGGTGACGCCGAAGTCGGCGGCGACCTCGGGCAGCACGCCCATGATCACGAACTCGGTGGTGCCGATGCCGAAGGCCCCGATGGCGAGGGCCAGGAGCGCGAGGGGCATGGGGAGACCTTCCATACGATTGCGACTGCGCTTTACAAGCGGAGACAATAATTGCAGACGCGCTATATATGCAAGCGCAGGTTACTTCGGTTGTCGTCTATCCTGGGGACAGCCGCTCCGGGACGGAGGATGACCATGACCGCGACGGACCCCGCACTCACCGCCCTCGCCCAGGGCTGGTGCGCCCTCTCCCTGCTGCACGGACGCATCGAGGCGCACATCGAGCGCGCTCTGCAGTCCGGGCACGGGCTGAGCGTGCGGGAGTACTCGCTGCTCGACGTGCTCAGTCGGCAGCACGACGGCGACGGCGGGCATCTGCAGATGAAGCAGGTCGCCGACGCGGTGGTGCTCAGCCAGAGCGCCACGACCCGCCTGGTCACGCGGCTGGAGGACCGCGGGCTGCTCTCCCGCTATCTGTGCCCCACCGACCGGCGGGGCATCTACACGAACGTCACCGAGGCGGGCCTGACGCTCCTCGCCAAGGCCCGGCCCACCAATGACACCGCCCTGCGCGAGGCACTCGACGAGGCGGCGGCGGACCCCGAACTGGCGCCGCTGGTCCGCGTCGTGGAGTCGTTGAAAACGCCCGCATAGAGTGCGGCCATGGGAGATCTCGAGATACGGCCCGCGACCGAGGACGACGTCCCGGCCATCGTCCACATGCTCGCCGACGACCCGCTGGGCGCCGCGCGCGAGTCACCGGACGACCTGTCCCCCTACCTGGCCGCGCTGAAGCGCCTGGCCGGCGACCCCCACCAGCATCTGGTCGTCGCCGTACGGGACGGCAGTGTCATCGGCACGCTGCAACTGACCCTGATCCCGGGGTTGTCCCGCAAGGGCGCCACCCGCTCGATCATCGAGGCGGTGCGGATCCACGCCGACGCACGCGGCAGCGGTCTCGGCACCCGGCTCATCGAATGGGCCGTCGACCAGTCCCGGCGTGAAGGGTGTCAGCTGGTGCAGCTGACCTCGGACGCCACACGGACCGACGCCCACCGCTTCTACGAGCGCCTCGGCTTCACCGCGTCGCACGTCGGCTTCAAGCTCGCGCTCTGACGGGCGGTCACGGCGCCCTGCGCGGCGGGCGCCCTCGTGTTTCACGTGAAACACGAGGGCGTCCGGGTTCGCTCCCGCGGGACGGCTCGCTGGTTCCATCCAGCGGGACCGCTCGCTAACGGATACCGTCCGTCCCCCGCCATCCGTCCGGGTCCACCCCGCCCGGCACCGCCGCCTCCCCGTCGTACGGCGTCCGGGTGAACACGAACGAGCCGAGGTCCAGATGGCTCACCGAGCCGTCCGGCCGCCGTACGACCGTCAGCAGCTCCCCCGCGTAGTAACCGTCGCACCCGGTCCAGGTGCCGTCGCCGTTCGCCCTGAGCCGTGCGCGGCGCCCCACGCCGGTGAGCGGCTCCAGCGCCAGGTCCCCGCCGGCCGCGAGGCGGAGGCCGAACCCCTGCGTGCCCCAGTACCAGGGTCCCGCGAGCTCCAGCACGGCCGGATCCACCGCCGGCAGCGGTCGCCACGGCTCCGGGATGCGCGGCTCCGCCTCCGCCACGATTCCCACGAGGTCGGCGGCCGTCCCCCACACCTGCGGGCCGGAGGTGCAGTTGGCGAGCACGACGGCCGCGACATCGTCCTCGACGCTGATCGAGAGACCGGCGAGGAAACCCGGGAGGGACCCGGAGTGCCCCACCAGAAGCCGGCCGTCCCGGTGCTGGAGCTGCATGCCGAGCCCGTACGCGGAACCCGCCGCCAGGTCCGCGGCGTCGGAGGGCGCGGCGGGCGTCCGCATCTCCCGCACCGACTCCGCGCTCAGCACCCGTTCGTCGCCCCGGGCCAGGAAGACCGCGAACCGGGCGAGGTCGCCGGTGGTCGACCAGAGCTGGCCCGCGGGTGCCATCAGGCCGAGGTCCTCGACGGGCTCCGGCATCATCACGTCCGCCCAGGGGTGCACGGCCCAGCCGCCCGCGTGCGGTGCCTGCGGGCTGCCGCTGGTGCGGTGGAGTCCCAGGGGTGCGAGCACCTCACGCCGCAGGACGTCCTCCCAGGGGGCCTCCCGCAGCCGTTCGACCAGTGCGCCCAGCACGGTGTAGCCGGGGTTGGAGTAGTGGAACCGGCTGCCGACCG
The DNA window shown above is from Streptomyces sp. NBC_00670 and carries:
- a CDS encoding GNAT family N-acetyltransferase, which gives rise to MGDLEIRPATEDDVPAIVHMLADDPLGAARESPDDLSPYLAALKRLAGDPHQHLVVAVRDGSVIGTLQLTLIPGLSRKGATRSIIEAVRIHADARGSGLGTRLIEWAVDQSRREGCQLVQLTSDATRTDAHRFYERLGFTASHVGFKLAL
- a CDS encoding serine hydrolase domain-containing protein; amino-acid sequence: MTTPHEELLPATRRALLHRIAVAQAEGRAPSLVAAVVRDGRTVWHGSRTSVEGHGPDENVQYRIGSLTKTFTAVLVLRLRDEGRLDLGDALEKHLPGTGAGEATIAQLLAHSGGLAAESPAPWWERTPGSLRPELVDVLGPDPLRHPVGSRFHYSNPGYTVLGALVERLREAPWEDVLRREVLAPLGLHRTSGSPQAPHAGGWAVHPWADVMMPEPVEDLGLMAPAGQLWSTTGDLARFAVFLARGDERVLSAESVREMRTPAAPSDAADLAAGSAYGLGMQLQHRDGRLLVGHSGSLPGFLAGLSISVEDDVAAVVLANCTSGPQVWGTAADLVGIVAEAEPRIPEPWRPLPAVDPAVLELAGPWYWGTQGFGLRLAAGGDLALEPLTGVGRRARLRANGDGTWTGCDGYYAGELLTVVRRPDGSVSHLDLGSFVFTRTPYDGEAAVPGGVDPDGWRGTDGIR
- a CDS encoding MarR family winged helix-turn-helix transcriptional regulator: MTATDPALTALAQGWCALSLLHGRIEAHIERALQSGHGLSVREYSLLDVLSRQHDGDGGHLQMKQVADAVVLSQSATTRLVTRLEDRGLLSRYLCPTDRRGIYTNVTEAGLTLLAKARPTNDTALREALDEAAADPELAPLVRVVESLKTPA
- a CDS encoding MFS transporter — translated: MPLALLALAIGAFGIGTTEFVIMGVLPEVAADFGVTIPTAGLLVTGYALGVVAGAPLMTALGTRIPRKRMLMLLMGLFVVGNLLSAAAPVFGLMLAGRVVASLAHGAFFGIGSVVAAELVAPEKKAAALSMMFSGLTVANVVGVPLGTLVGQSAGWRVTFALVAALGVLGLLGVARLVPDLPRPEGVRLRHELSALKNVQVLLAMAMTVLGFGGVFAAVTYVAPMMTRVAGFSDGSVTWLLVLFGLGMVGGNLLGGRYADRALMPLLYVSLGGLALVLALFTVTAHHKALAAATLVLIGALGFATVPPLQKRVLDHAHGAPTLASAVNIGAFNLGNALSAWLGGLVIAAGLGYTAPNWVGALLAASALVLAALSAALERRGTAGTTRVVATGGAPAERPVAARR